The sequence below is a genomic window from Daphnia pulicaria isolate SC F1-1A chromosome 6, SC_F0-13Bv2, whole genome shotgun sequence.
ACTATTTACCCATCCGAGTATGGATTGGAAcgcatgaaagaagaagaagtcctTGGGccaaaggagttggttgaaatgaagaaagaagagggACCTAGCACTGCAGATACAAATGAAACTGATGACGTAGATGATTACCATCGAGAAAAGCTGAGGCAGTATCAAATCAACAGACTTAAATACTATTATGCCGTAGCAGAGTGTGATTCTGCTGAAACCGCTAACAAAATATACGAAGAGTGTGACGGACAAGAATTCGAATCCAGTGCAGCAAGGTTAGTTTATTGCATGCattaatatgttttttttttctagtcttCCAagattataaaatattttccatctAGGCTAGATTTACGTTTCATTCCTGATGACATGACTTTTGATGAGAAACCCCATGATGTATGCAATGTTATGCCAGATGTGTCACAGTACGAACCGCGGATGTTTTTAACATCCGCGTTGCAACAAGCTGAGGTTCACCTCACATGGGACGAAACCGACCCATCCAGAATGCAAACAATGCAGAAGCTATTTAAGGTATCGAAacgtttttctttaaacttaaaaataataaaaattcgatttttcaTCTTCCTTTGTAGGGCAAAAACGGTAAAGCAGCATTAGATGTTGATGACGAGAGGATAAAAAGCTTTTTAGCTACTTcatctgaagaagaagacgaagaagagaatCCGATCAACAGGAAAAATCTCCTTGGTGAAGAAGATGCGGATGACACCGAGTCTTGCATGGGTGAAAACGAACGCATTTCTAAATATCGGAGCTTATTGGCATCGATTACTCAGTCAGAAGAAGCAGCGAAGAAAAGCAAAGGAGATGTTGAAATGGAAATTAGTTGGGGTGTTGGCCTCCAAGCTAAAGCTGAAGAGATGGTCAAAAAGAAGATGGCTGAGAAAGCTCTTGAAACACCTTGGGAACAGCAGTTAGCAAAACGTAGGGAAAAGCGAAAGGCACaacgacaagaaaagaaacaaatggaaGTTGCACCACCGTCGGATGACGAAGAATCTGATGACGTCCCCTCGGACATCGACATGAACGATCCTTATTTCAaggaagaatttgaaaaagaagaattccgGAAGAAGAAACCTAACTCAAAGGTCAAACAGGTTGAAGAGAAGTCGCATTCTGCTGACGAGGCAGACAAAACCGCTGAACTCGAGTTACTTTTAATGGACGATAACGATGGCAAAAGACATTTTAATCTCAAATCTATcatgaaggaagaaaaacaatccgGTAAAAAGAATACAAAGAAAGCCTGTGAAGCCGTCGCTTCTAAATCTAAAGATGATGACTTTAAGGTACATCTAACGTGATGAAGTTATCTAAAATTCCTAATTTAACttggacattttctttttgatccaATTAGATTCAAGTCCACGACCCTAGATTTGCTTCGTTGTTTACTTCTCATCACTTTAATTTGGACCCATCTGATCCTAATTTCAAGAAAACAGAAGCCATGGAAACAATTCtgcaagaaaaacagaaacgaaGGAAGAACGACCCCAACGCTGAAGTGACGAATCAATCGGTACATTACCCTTTTCTGTTCTCATTGGCTtgaaaattgattatttttcacgTTTCCACTACAGGAGCAAGAGCAAATGGAAGTTAAAAAATCCCGGGTTGACTCTGAATTATCGCGGTTGGTGCGCTCAGTCAAAGTCAAGACATCGATGCAAcagaatcagaaaaaatttaaatcatccCGGAACTAAATGCAATGGTGAGAATACAATaaacaacacaaacaaaaattaactaATGTTCTCTTCGTACGAATGGTGTATTTCACTTGCACATCAAACGCGGTATAAACAAACTGCCAGTTTGAAGGATGATTATTCCAATTGGGTAGTGGGCTTTTTACTCCTGAAgatggggaaaacaaaaaaagggggggaggaAAGCACACTATTGAAGGAACCAGTCagcttttgtgttttgtttttttcagagaAAAGCATGGACGCGGCTTAGAAAATTCAAGTATTAGCCAATTACTTTCATTGAGAAGAAATATGGCTGCACGATAATACAAGGCTGCAAGACCACACGGGGCTATAAAAGAAACCCGTCATTTATGTACAAACTCGCGAAACAATTGTGTGAAGGTCGTTCAGCATCTGTGCTGTATTGGTTTCCAAAGAGACGATCTCCGGTGCTTTAAAACCGAAATTGGTGAAGTGAGACAACTGAAAAAGTACTGGCGCGGACAGAAGCTTCCGAAGAAACAAGTTCCGAGAGGGATAAAGAATGGGGTAAGGTAAACAACCAAGACTAGCCGTGAAAGTTTCCCAGCTAAGGGAAAGAAGTTCGTAGGACAattctattaaaaaacaaacaagaaatgatTGACAGAAAAGGGTAGGGAAAGACTGAACCGGGATAGATAGAATAAACTAAACCCTTTAATGAGAACACGTCAATACGGGCAAGGCTTTCAATGTGAGGACAGTATGATGTGTTACTCTTTACCTAAGCCATAATTTTAAACGTAAAGCGTCCACACCATTTAAATAGTACCGAAAAAGTCTCTTATCGCGAACGAAGCCTAAATTTTCGTACAGACGTAGTGCAGGTTCGTTTGTAATTTCTGTTTCCAAAACAACTTCATCAGCTCCGTCAGCAACCATGGCAGCAATAGCTTTCATAACTAAATTGGATCCTGTTCACAAGTTTCAATAGTATTTTTTatagaaatttcattttaagttgttaataatattttgaaCAAACCTATCTTTTCTTGTCGGTACTTTTCATCCACGGCCAACATAGCGATATAACCTCGCCGGACAACTTTCTTATGGACGTCCAGTTTGCAGACAATTGCTCCAACACATTTTTCTCCATACATTGCCtattataaaatataaaaagttaTCTCTAGAAGTTAAGGAATAA
It includes:
- the LOC124343617 gene encoding ESF1 homolog — protein: MDSALNDKRFANIGKDPRFRRVPASAKKVVVDKRFNAMFNDQKFKLKYTVDKRGKPTNLTSTEQLKDFYEIESDESEKEEEDDRDIEEDADNADVESEEEKEDDKNLKNLKPTTPKLTTKKNVLNGFQVSEILEDEPTLELDDAVKAKLQDMNVDYARGEGLLFSDSSSSEEDSEEEEDDQEVFHDWGELDKDAGETDTATYRLAVCNMDWDRIRAVDLMVVLQSFAPQGGSVRTVTIYPSEYGLERMKEEEVLGPKELVEMKKEEGPSTADTNETDDVDDYHREKLRQYQINRLKYYYAVAECDSAETANKIYEECDGQEFESSAARLDLRFIPDDMTFDEKPHDVCNVMPDVSQYEPRMFLTSALQQAEVHLTWDETDPSRMQTMQKLFKGKNGKAALDVDDERIKSFLATSSEEEDEEENPINRKNLLGEEDADDTESCMGENERISKYRSLLASITQSEEAAKKSKGDVEMEISWGVGLQAKAEEMVKKKMAEKALETPWEQQLAKRREKRKAQRQEKKQMEVAPPSDDEESDDVPSDIDMNDPYFKEEFEKEEFRKKKPNSKVKQVEEKSHSADEADKTAELELLLMDDNDGKRHFNLKSIMKEEKQSGKKNTKKACEAVASKSKDDDFKIQVHDPRFASLFTSHHFNLDPSDPNFKKTEAMETILQEKQKRRKNDPNAEVTNQSEQEQMEVKKSRVDSELSRLVRSVKVKTSMQQNQKKFKSSRN